Genomic segment of Colletotrichum destructivum chromosome 5, complete sequence:
GATCCCCACATGAATCTCAAACACCGCAGTATCCAGGCCTTGACCGCCACGTCTTCGGAGACCTGGTTAATCAGGTAGAGGGGCGCCAACAGAGTACTGCAATGAAGCTGCTGGACCGGCGAAAAGGGTAACGAGTTGGTTTCATGTACACCTGGTAGGATGAACTGGGGTACTGAGGCACATATCTGGCTAACCGAGTCGCGAATGGTTCCATGGAAGATGTCGTCCCTCGGGCGTGTCTCCATGGGGATGTGCCGTTGAACCAAGTCGTAAAGAATGAGGCGGATTGTGCAAATCGCGTTGGACACTTGGGTGATGTAGTGATCGGGGTAGACGTCATAGGACTGTCCAAGGACCCGTTCATCCGAAGGAATTTGCACGGTCCGCGGCAGCCAATCCGCCGGTCGAGCTCTGTCCAAAGTCTTGATCTGATTATCCAAGTCTTTTGCTCTCAGTAGTAGATCCAAGGGTGAGACCCCACCACGAGTGACGTCTGACTTGAGGTTGACGACCAGCGCAAGCACACCCAGGAAGGTCCACTTCACGCCCTTGACGCGATAACCGATATTGTGACGGACAGCGGCAAGCTGTGGGGGTACCCTGTCACCAACCGTGGCACTGCTCACAGTCACCGCCGTCACAAGGCGAGCGGCAACCTGGCAGCCGGTTGTGGTCGATATAATGCTTGTCACACGGGCACCCAGTAGTGACAAGCCCCCATGAGCATGGCTCAACCATGATTGAGAAGCGCCGGGGTCTCGGTGGACCAGTTTCTCGTACATGTCAAGGAGGAGAACGGTCTGCAGCGCTCTTTCTGCTTCATCGGCATCTAGTGAGCTCAGAATGCGACCCAGTCGCTGAATCGCCGTAACGTAGCTCGATTTGGCCGATCGGAGAAGTTCCGGGTTACCTAGCTGAACAGCCATAAAAGCCTGACTGATTGCTTCGACACTTGCTGAAAGATGGTCCATTTCCCTTGCGGTGCGGTAGTGGTGAGCTATCTCATTCATGCTCCGGGTAAAGGTGTTGACATATGTCGAAAAGAACGCGTATCGGGCTCTGGTATCCCAGCTCAGCTCGAGGACAGCCGGACGGCTCTCCGGAGGATGCCGAACGTCACCCCGCCGAGCGAGTGCCCTTTGTTCCGCGGAACGGTTCTCGTTGCGGAACTGCAGGGCATCGGGGTTTCGGTAGCCGTGGCACAATAAACCGGCCCTGCGACATTGACCGCACGCGTCCGGCCGGAGATCACACTTCCGACGATGACATGTTAGTAGGGAATTTTCTTGTCTTTCGTCATGGGCAAGGCTGATCATAGCGTGGTAAGGACTTTAGTGGGTTCACCTTGAGTTTTCTCGCTCTGCACGGGAGGCATGCCGGCGAGAGCCGTCCTCGATTCACCATGGCCCTCCAAGGCCAGGTTCCTCACGTCACCCACAACGGTTCAGAgagtgggtgggtgtgtATTGGATCTAGTCGGAACATAAGGCAGTAAGTAGTACGGCGAAGAATCCAATGTTGTATTATATTTTTAGAAGACTTGCCCGAGTTCGTTCTTCGACGGCCAACTATGAAGAGGTGCAGGTTCAGCGAATTAGCTTCGGTGGTGTTACGAAGGAAGTCGGATTTGTCTCATGGGGGGTCGTCCCATCGACGTCTTGATCGTTTCCTAAACAGGCTAGCGTTCCGTTCTCTTAACTCTAAATTTATGGGGCTCTGAGCTTTGGCCGACTAACACGACTAACACGACAAACGCGCGACTCATGTCCAACCGGTCCAGATCTGATGAAGAAGACATCATCCATCTTTCCTAAGCTGCAGTGGTTGTTTTTTCCGATATGTAGTAGTACCGCAGTGGGGCCATTTGAATGCCATGATATGTTTTTGAGGCTTTAAAGCATTGCCAGTTCTACGTACTGTCTGTCACATTCTCATTTTGGCCCATAAACTCCGAAACGAACGACGCATGTATTCTCGTTCAAACATCTTTGTTGGCGCACGGCTTTCTACAATTTTCTGATGGTTTCCAACAAGACTCCTCCAATAACCCCCGCGCTGGGCGGGTTTTGCCCGGTGACCAAGCGACCATCCTTGCCACTCACGACAACCTTGACTCCGAACGGCTGATCCGCCTTGACGTACTTCCCGCCATGATTCTTGAGCTCTGTCTCTAGAAGGAAGGGCATCGCATCCGTGAAGTTGTAGGCATCTTCCTCCGCGTTGGAGAAGCCGGTCACCTCGCTGTCCTTGACCAGGTACTCCCCATTCGAGAGCTTGACGTTGACCAAGGCGCCGGGGCCGTGGCAGACAGCCGAGACTATCTTGCCTGCTTCATAGAACTCTCGGATGACAAGGTGTGAGACTTgatcgacggcgaggtcaaACATGGCTGCGTTCACATTAGTTTACACCTCGGGAGCTCCATCCGAGCTACCAGGCACACTTACGCCCGTGTCCGCCGACGTAGAAGACGCCCACAAACTCAGAAGACCTGCCCACAAACGTCGAgagcttctccgtcttctcccaAAGATCCTTGTTCTCCTTCAGAAACCTCTGGCACTCCGCATCGTCTTTGCTTTCCTCGACAGAGTAGGGGTCGAGAGGAGCAACACCGCCTTTGGgagaggcgacgacgagatccaCGTGCGGGGCGAGGGCGTTGTAAGGGTGGACGAATTCGGGAAGATACCATCCCGTTTTAAAATTTTCGCGCGTTGGAAGATTGTCCTGGGACGtcaagacgacgagaagcttGGGTCTGACTGCCATGGCTGATTAAGAAAGAAATGGAGgtaaaagaaaaaaaaagaatcTAGGAGTGAAATGTACCGGAGGGGATACCGTAGAAGCCAACTAAACTCTGCGCCGGCACAACAGAAAATAGATACACTTATACTCTCGTCAGCATGGGAGCAACCAGAAGCCTCGGAAGAACGGTCTTTCTCCAAAAGaccgagaccgccgccacctTGCTTTCTGGCATGCAGGAATTCCCCGTTTTTTTGATTGCGTCCTTTTTCTTACTCTTGTCCTGCGGCTCGCTGGAACAAGGATTCTGCATTCGTGGCAGATTACCAAGTTCAGCCTCCTCTCTATGTTCAAGGGGCTCTTGTCTCCGAGCCAGCAGCAACCAGATATAAGGATCCCGTGCCATCCTACGGACCTCCTGTTATCCATTCATTCAGTCTTTCATGCGACCACTGACGTGTTTTTGAAAAAACCTACCTTAATAAGTTACTTTCTTGAACCTCATTTCAAAACACCTCCCACCATCCAACACGCAAGACATATCGCAAGCATCCATACCCGGTCACTATGGCTGTCACAATCACAGTCGTCTTCCCCAACGAGCCTGATGCCAGCTACGACATCGAATACTACGTTAGAAAACACATGCCTCTGATCCAGGAGCGTTGGGGAAAGTACGGCGTCGTTTCCTGGTCGGTCACAAAGTTTCAAAACGGCGTTGATGGCTCTGCGCCTCTGTATGCCTTTGGGTCGGTTGTCACCTGGGACAATGTAGACCAGATCAAGGCTGCGTTCGCCGGACCCGAGGCTGGGGAGATTATGGGAGACGTGGCCAACTTCTCGAACAAGCAGCCCGTCTTTTTGACTGGCGAGGTACTCCGTTAAACATTTGATTGCAAAAAGGCACATGGATGGGCATCTGAAGGATCAATGACGCAGGTGGATCACAAGGGATTTCAAGGACCGTACTCTAGGTTCGTTGAGATCGAATACAAAGGCTCAAACATCGTAGCTGAGTTTTCTGAGCCCTGAAATCCTTTTTTGCTGCTGAATACTGCTTCGCGTTTAATGTGACATTTACGTTATAGTGAGCAGTACTCACACATCTGGAACTAGCAAATTGTTTCCAGTACTTCTAGTAAGTAGATGTGTACGTCTTTAAGCCAGTCCAAACACAAGATATGTTTTCTGTGGTATATCTACTGCCTGGATATCTGAGATGGAATGTAAAATAGACCAGGTGGCCTCGATTCAAAAGAAGTTGAAATAAAGTCAACGGAGCAGTTTTCTTCCTTCTATCATATTCTTGATCTCAATCTGACTTGCCTCAAGTATACACCTCTCGGAAAGAGGCTACATTTTTCGATCAAACCATCAATATCTGAAGTTGTAAGTTGTAACGACTATTGAAGCAGTATCCTCAGTAAGGAGCTGTCTCGCAGGTCCTGCACAAGCCAAGGGTACATCTTGCAGAAAGCACATCGTTCCATCTCTTCCAAGAACAACCGCTTTGGACTTGTTTCACTCGAGAGTTTTGGAGCTTACAAATATCCATATATACTCCCAAGAGACCAAGCTCAATTGGGATGCTTCCAGGCGACCCACGCCAGCACGAGctgcagcaggccgacgaggaaagAGAGGAAGCCGAACAGTGCCGCGAGGAACAAcccgacgatggcgaccgTCAACGCGTTGCGCTCCGACGTGTGCCGCTCGAACCAGGAGACAACAGCGTTggtgggcggcgggcggcggacGGCCTCGTGCAGCCGCGTCAAGCGGTCGCCCCAGTACCGGAAGACCATGTCCGGCGGCACGGTGCGAACGAACTCGATCAgcatggcctcctcgtcgaaggCGTGCCGCCggatggccttctcgagcgACGCGTACGACTTCTCGTCCCCGGTGTCGATGATCGGGTACAGGATCGTGTGCAGTGTGAGCAGCGTCTCGAGGAGAAGCCTCGGCGGCAGTGTGCCCCTGCATCTCGTCAACCGGCTGTAGGGATATCCTTCGTTTTTTTGTTGAAAGTAGAAACCATTTCAACAACTGTTAGGCACCGACTCACATTGCCAAGCTCTCCTCAAAGCCCAGTTCCAGGGGCTGGTTCTTGGTGATGGCCAGGTGCGCCCTGAGAAAGAAGACCTGGTGGAAGACCTTGAGAATCTTGGTGCCCGCGTCGTACGCGAGGTGCTCCAGCAGGTTGTTAGTCGGACGGATCTTGATGTCGTACCTCTTGGCGAGCTTCCACGCCTTGAGGGACTTCTTGTgcgcgatggcgtcgacgaccctGCCCTTCTGCTCCTCTGTCGTGGAGAGCTGCTGCGTAAAGGCCTCCCTCACGAAGTTGGCGAAGCGCACGTCGCCCTCCCACTTGGCCCAGCTGGGGTCCTTGCGCTCGAGCCCAACGGCG
This window contains:
- a CDS encoding Putative class I glutamine amidotransferase, whose amino-acid sequence is MAVRPKLLVVLTSQDNLPTRENFKTGWYLPEFVHPYNALAPHVDLVVASPKGGVAPLDPYSVEESKDDAECQRFLKENKDLWEKTEKLSTFVGRSSEFVGVFYVGGHGPMFDLAVDQVSHLVIREFYEAGKIVSAVCHGPGALVNVKLSNGEYLVKDSEVTGFSNAEEDAYNFTDAMPFLLETELKNHGGKYVKADQPFGVKVVVSGKDGRLVTGQNPPSAGVIGGVLLETIRKL
- a CDS encoding Putative EthD domain-containing protein encodes the protein MAVTITVVFPNEPDASYDIEYYVRKHMPLIQERWGKYGVVSWSVTKFQNGVDGSAPLYAFGSVVTWDNVDQIKAAFAGPEAGEIMGDVANFSNKQPVFLTGEVLR
- a CDS encoding Putative zn(2)Cys(6) fungal-type DNA-binding domain-containing protein, which gives rise to MVNRGRLSPACLPCRARKLKCDLRPDACGQCRRAGLLCHGYRNPDALQFRNENRSAEQRALARRGDVRHPPESRPAVLELSWDTRARYAFFSTYVNTFTRSMNEIAHHYRTAREMDHLSASVEAISQAFMAVQLGNPELLRSAKSSYVTAIQRLGRILSSLDADEAERALQTVLLLDMYEKLVHRDPGASQSWLSHAHGGLSLLGARVTSIISTTTGCQVAARLVTAVTVSSATVGDRVPPQLAAVRHNIGYRVKGVKWTFLGVLALVVNLKSDVTRGGVSPLDLLLRAKDLDNQIKTLDRARPADWLPRTVQIPSDERVLGQSYDVYPDHYITQVSNAICTIRLILYDLVQRHIPMETRPRDDIFHGTIRDSVSQICASVPQFILPGVHETNSLPFSPVQQLHCSTLLAPLYLINQVSEDVAVKAWILRCLRFMWGSGGFKAAKEIMHVLQTTPDLDYWTVFAMTGSYAILA